A part of Actinomycetota bacterium genomic DNA contains:
- a CDS encoding deoxyribodipyrimidine photo-lyase: MIQPERLKVLKGGGFVPGRYVLYWMQASQRVVYNHALEFAVERANELNLPLVVFFGIAVRFPGANRRHYLFMLEGLRETGEMLAERGAQFVVREVSPEKGALELARDASLLVVDRGYLRHQRAWREWVSHRSPCPVIQVESDVVVPVETASRKEEYAAATFRPKLGRHLPRFLSPLSMRDLKRPDPDLDLEGLNLSDPARLSKEIRTAKAPDSLLIPPGGTSEALARLRSFVREKLDRYHLLSKHPELDYTSGLSPYLHFGQVSPLQVALEVKKAGGPGAEAFLEQLIVRRELGVNLVHYRPAYDSLEALPAWARRTLQEHAGDRREYLYSLEELEGAHTHDPFWNAAQKEMLATGRMHNYMRMYWGKKIIEWSASPEEALKRILYLNDRYELDGRDPNGYAGALWCFGKHDRPFAERKVFGKVRWMSSEGLRRKFDIDAYVRKANSLSGDKT; encoded by the coding sequence ATGATCCAGCCCGAAAGGTTGAAGGTTCTCAAGGGCGGGGGCTTCGTCCCGGGGCGCTACGTGCTCTACTGGATGCAGGCCTCCCAGCGTGTGGTCTACAACCACGCCCTGGAGTTCGCCGTGGAGCGGGCCAACGAACTGAACCTACCCCTGGTGGTCTTTTTCGGAATCGCCGTACGCTTCCCCGGAGCGAATCGGCGCCATTACCTGTTCATGCTGGAGGGGCTGCGGGAAACGGGCGAGATGCTCGCCGAGCGGGGCGCGCAGTTCGTGGTCCGGGAGGTCTCCCCGGAAAAGGGAGCCCTGGAACTGGCCCGCGACGCCTCCCTCCTGGTGGTGGACAGGGGATACTTGCGCCACCAGCGGGCCTGGAGGGAATGGGTGTCCCATCGCTCCCCCTGCCCGGTGATCCAGGTGGAGAGCGACGTGGTGGTGCCCGTGGAAACGGCTTCCCGCAAGGAGGAATACGCGGCGGCCACCTTCCGACCCAAGTTGGGACGCCACCTCCCCCGTTTCCTGAGTCCCCTCTCCATGCGCGATCTAAAAAGGCCTGACCCGGACCTGGACCTGGAAGGGTTGAACCTCTCCGATCCCGCCCGACTGTCCAAGGAGATCCGTACGGCGAAGGCTCCCGATTCCCTGCTGATACCTCCCGGCGGGACCTCGGAGGCCCTGGCGCGGCTGCGCTCCTTCGTCCGGGAGAAACTTGACCGATACCACCTTCTTTCCAAACATCCGGAACTGGACTATACCTCGGGACTCAGCCCCTACCTCCACTTCGGGCAGGTGTCCCCTCTTCAGGTCGCCCTGGAGGTCAAGAAGGCAGGGGGGCCGGGAGCCGAGGCCTTCCTGGAACAGCTCATCGTGAGGCGGGAACTGGGCGTGAACCTCGTCCATTACCGCCCCGCCTACGACTCCCTGGAAGCCCTGCCCGCCTGGGCTCGGCGGACCCTCCAAGAGCATGCGGGCGACCGGCGGGAATACCTGTACTCCCTCGAGGAGCTTGAGGGGGCGCATACCCACGATCCTTTCTGGAATGCCGCCCAGAAGGAGATGCTGGCCACGGGCCGGATGCACAATTACATGCGCATGTACTGGGGAAAGAAGATCATCGAATGGTCAGCAAGCCCGGAGGAAGCGCTGAAGAGGATCCTTTACCTCAACGACCGGTATGAGCTGGACGGGAGGGATCCCAACGGCTATGCCGGCGCGCTGTGGTGTTTCGGCAAGCACGACCGTCCCTTCGCCGAAAGGAAGGTCTTCGGCAAGGTACGCTGGATGAGCTCGGAGGGTCTGCGCCGTAAGTTCGACATCGATGCCTACGTTCGGAAAGCGAATAGCCTATCCGGTGACAAAACGTGA
- a CDS encoding DUF523 and DUF1722 domain-containing protein, producing the protein MGVDAGEEKPVLVISRCLGFEACRWNGEIIRDDFVELLARRVKCLTVCPEVEIGLGVPRDPIHVECRKGELRLVQPSTGRDVTGEMKDFCRGFLDSLGEVDGFLLKARSPSCGLRDVKIFPYGKSDVGAMDKGPGFFGGEVIRRFPLHPAESEGRLKNFRLREHFLVRIFTLARFREAACKGTVGSLVDFHSRHKFLLMSYNQRALKELGRLVANPDRHRTEELFESYREGLLRALARPPRYTSNVNVLMHALGYFSNHLTKGEKAHLLDALRRYAEKRIPLSVPVKIVNSWIRRFDEKYLAGQAYFRPYPEELAMIGDSGKEGDL; encoded by the coding sequence GTGGGCGTTGACGCAGGGGAGGAAAAGCCGGTACTGGTCATCAGCAGATGCCTGGGATTCGAGGCCTGCCGCTGGAACGGGGAGATCATCCGGGACGACTTCGTGGAGTTGCTCGCCCGCCGCGTGAAATGCCTGACCGTATGCCCCGAGGTGGAGATAGGCCTCGGGGTTCCCCGTGACCCCATCCACGTGGAATGCAGGAAGGGAGAGCTGCGGCTGGTGCAACCGTCCACCGGGCGGGACGTCACCGGGGAGATGAAGGACTTCTGTCGCGGCTTCCTCGATTCCTTGGGGGAGGTGGACGGCTTCCTGCTCAAGGCGCGCTCGCCTTCCTGCGGGTTACGGGACGTGAAGATATTTCCCTACGGAAAGAGTGACGTCGGTGCCATGGACAAAGGTCCCGGTTTCTTCGGGGGAGAGGTCATCCGGAGGTTCCCCCTGCACCCGGCGGAAAGCGAGGGCAGGCTCAAGAACTTCCGGCTTCGGGAACACTTCCTGGTGCGCATCTTCACCCTGGCCCGGTTCCGAGAGGCTGCGTGCAAGGGGACCGTGGGGTCCCTGGTGGATTTCCACTCCCGACACAAGTTCCTCCTCATGTCCTACAACCAGAGGGCGCTCAAGGAACTGGGGCGACTGGTGGCCAACCCCGACCGGCATCGCACGGAAGAACTCTTCGAGTCTTACCGGGAGGGACTGCTGCGGGCCCTGGCCAGGCCGCCCCGATATACCAGCAACGTTAACGTACTCATGCATGCCCTGGGATACTTTTCCAACCATCTCACCAAAGGTGAAAAGGCCCATTTACTGGACGCCTTGAGGCGCTACGCGGAAAAGAGGATTCCCCTGAGCGTGCCAGTGAAGATCGTCAATTCCTGGATACGCCGCTTCGACGAAAAATACCTGGCCGGGCAGGCCTACTTCCGACCCTACCCGGAGGAGCTAGCCATGATCGGCGATTCCGGGAAGGAGGGGGACCTGTGA
- a CDS encoding Na/Pi cotransporter family protein, with the protein MKLEATSVWFGILVLFGGLGLFLFGMFLMSEGLQLAAGDRLRRMLESLTRNRFRGVLVGTGVTALIQSSSATTVMLVGLVNAGLMKFSQSVAVIFGANIGTTITGQIVAFNVKTLSFPCIGLGFVLYLLARRKVWKYTGQILLGFGILFLGIELMKGGLAPLSNSGTFENWLTKYGANWFLGLLLGIVITSLVQSSSATTGMVIAMGAAGVLSVNGADPLRIAIPIILGCNIGTCITALIASLGASLPAKRVAIAHYLFNISGTLLFLPFLAWLPKLTLRISELFGAGPDNIARQVAWFHTFFNLTMTLLWLPFINQFIWLVKKIKRGEEPVVERDPLFLDPRIFHNPALALEMARKEITRMGRITLDMLRTSVGYLKKMDRGGKKHLLEMESIVDGLAHSIIEYLSKLSQEPLAGDQSERLVGYMHAVNDIERIGDHAENIMYLAINKSEDGLSFTETAKQELEEISSTVFDMYEGIIDAFEKENQDEARHYQSFEHLVDEMASRFRRNHLSRLNRGECDGSAGVVFLDTLSNLERVGDLANNVGHVTTGALEKL; encoded by the coding sequence GTGAAATTAGAGGCCACCTCCGTCTGGTTCGGGATACTGGTCCTCTTCGGAGGTTTGGGCCTTTTCCTTTTCGGCATGTTCCTCATGAGCGAGGGGCTGCAGCTGGCGGCGGGTGACCGCCTGCGCCGCATGCTGGAGAGCCTGACCCGCAACCGCTTCCGCGGCGTGCTGGTGGGCACTGGGGTCACCGCCCTCATCCAGAGCTCCTCGGCCACCACGGTCATGCTGGTGGGCCTGGTCAACGCCGGGCTCATGAAGTTCTCCCAGTCGGTGGCGGTCATCTTCGGGGCCAACATCGGGACCACCATCACCGGCCAGATCGTGGCCTTCAACGTGAAGACCCTTTCCTTCCCCTGCATCGGGCTGGGCTTCGTCCTTTATCTCCTGGCCCGCAGGAAGGTCTGGAAGTACACCGGTCAGATCCTCCTGGGATTCGGCATACTTTTCCTGGGGATCGAGCTCATGAAGGGGGGCCTGGCCCCCCTGAGCAACTCGGGGACCTTCGAGAACTGGTTGACCAAGTACGGCGCCAATTGGTTCCTGGGTCTCCTCCTGGGCATTGTAATCACCAGCCTGGTGCAGAGCTCCTCGGCCACCACCGGGATGGTCATCGCCATGGGAGCCGCCGGGGTTCTCTCGGTCAACGGAGCCGACCCCCTGCGCATCGCCATTCCCATCATCCTGGGATGCAACATAGGCACCTGCATCACCGCCCTCATCGCCAGCCTGGGAGCCAGCCTTCCCGCCAAGCGGGTGGCCATCGCCCACTACCTGTTCAACATCTCGGGAACTCTACTTTTTTTGCCCTTCCTGGCCTGGCTGCCCAAGCTGACCCTGCGCATCTCCGAGCTCTTCGGTGCCGGCCCGGACAACATCGCCCGCCAGGTAGCCTGGTTCCACACCTTTTTCAATCTGACCATGACCCTTCTTTGGCTACCCTTCATCAACCAGTTCATATGGTTGGTGAAAAAGATCAAGCGGGGCGAGGAACCCGTTGTGGAGCGCGACCCGCTCTTCCTGGACCCTCGCATCTTTCACAACCCGGCCCTGGCCCTGGAGATGGCGCGCAAGGAGATCACCCGCATGGGGCGCATCACCCTGGACATGCTGCGCACCTCGGTGGGCTACCTCAAGAAGATGGACCGGGGAGGCAAGAAGCATCTCTTGGAGATGGAATCCATCGTGGACGGGCTGGCCCATTCCATCATCGAGTACCTTTCCAAGCTCTCCCAAGAACCCTTGGCCGGCGACCAGTCCGAGCGCCTGGTGGGCTACATGCACGCGGTCAACGACATCGAGCGCATCGGCGACCACGCGGAGAATATCATGTACCTGGCCATCAACAAGTCCGAGGACGGCCTCTCTTTCACTGAAACGGCCAAGCAGGAACTGGAAGAGATATCCAGCACGGTCTTCGACATGTACGAGGGTATCATCGACGCCTTCGAGAAGGAAAACCAGGACGAGGCCCGGCATTACCAGTCCTTCGAGCACCTGGTGGACGAGATGGCCAGCCGCTTCCGGCGCAACCACCTGTCTCGCCTCAACCGCGGCGAGTGCGACGGGTCCGCGGGGGTGGTCTTCCTGGACACCCTCAGTAACCTGGAGCGCGTGGGCGACCTGGCCAACAACGTGGGCCACGTGACCACCGGCGCCCTAGAAAAACTGTGA
- a CDS encoding enoyl-CoA hydratase-related protein, with amino-acid sequence MPYDYDLLIVEVKDGVATVTLNRPPLNPLNADLFLQIGKCAEELTLDDQVRAVVITGGEKNFAAGADIKEMVEQGAVDIARFIGIAQESFTKVENIPKPVIAAINGFALGGGCELAITCDFRFAHENAKIGQPEILLGIIPGAGGTQRLPRLIGPAKAKEMIYSGRFYSAQECLEMGLVQKVVTGDESVIEYAQKVAAKYAAGPAVALAMAKRAINKGIECSIEEGLIIEAQGIALCFASEDQKIGMRTFLAEGPGKAKFVGR; translated from the coding sequence ATGCCCTACGACTACGACCTGCTCATCGTGGAGGTTAAGGACGGCGTGGCTACGGTGACCCTGAACCGTCCTCCGCTCAATCCCTTGAACGCGGACCTTTTCCTGCAGATCGGGAAATGCGCGGAGGAGCTCACCCTGGATGACCAGGTGCGGGCGGTGGTCATCACCGGCGGGGAGAAGAACTTCGCCGCCGGGGCGGACATCAAGGAGATGGTGGAACAGGGGGCAGTGGACATCGCCAGGTTCATAGGCATCGCCCAGGAGAGCTTCACCAAGGTGGAAAATATTCCCAAACCGGTTATCGCCGCCATCAACGGCTTCGCCCTGGGCGGGGGGTGTGAGTTGGCCATCACCTGCGATTTCCGCTTCGCCCATGAGAACGCCAAGATAGGGCAGCCGGAGATTCTCCTGGGGATCATTCCCGGGGCGGGCGGGACCCAGAGGCTCCCCCGCCTCATAGGTCCGGCGAAGGCCAAGGAGATGATCTACAGCGGCCGTTTCTACAGCGCCCAGGAGTGCCTGGAGATGGGGCTGGTCCAGAAGGTGGTCACCGGGGACGAATCGGTCATCGAGTACGCCCAGAAGGTGGCCGCCAAGTACGCCGCCGGCCCGGCGGTGGCCCTGGCCATGGCCAAGCGGGCCATCAACAAGGGCATAGAGTGCTCCATAGAGGAGGGGCTGATCATCGAGGCCCAGGGCATCGCCCTGTGCTTCGCCTCCGAGGACCAGAAGATAGGCATGCGAACCTTCCTGGCCGAGGGGCCGGGGAAGGCCAAGTTCGTGGGCAGGTAG
- a CDS encoding acyl-CoA dehydrogenase family protein has translation MIDFEPTEEQKAAVKMAHDFALNEMRPIALECDKEGKIPDELIKKAAAAGLTAMAIPEEYGGGGLDQVTAAMVSEELFWGCAGIATTLGANSLATTPMLIAANEEQKKKYFPRLTDPENPKFAAFCLTEPGAGSDAASISTTIREEGDYYVVNGQKCFITNGGIADFYSVFCTFDKEKKYGGIAAIIVEREYEGVSIGKKEDKMGIRASNTTEVIFDNVRVPKENLFVPMGQGFYNVMVTLDMTRASVAAGAVGIARAAFEEALKYAKERVQFGRPIIAQQAISFMLADMAMQIEAGRRLYLLAAWKASKGLPCSLESSYAKAFCGDMAMRVTTDAVQIHGGYGYMKEYLVEKLMRDAKIMQIYEGTNQIQRVVISANLMGVTDTYPWG, from the coding sequence ATGATCGATTTCGAACCCACCGAAGAACAGAAGGCAGCAGTGAAAATGGCCCACGACTTCGCCCTCAACGAGATGCGCCCCATCGCTCTCGAGTGCGACAAGGAGGGCAAGATCCCCGATGAGCTGATCAAGAAGGCGGCGGCCGCGGGACTAACGGCCATGGCCATCCCCGAGGAATACGGCGGCGGCGGCCTGGACCAGGTCACCGCGGCCATGGTCAGCGAGGAGCTCTTCTGGGGTTGCGCTGGAATCGCCACCACCCTGGGGGCCAATAGCCTGGCCACCACCCCCATGCTCATCGCCGCCAACGAGGAGCAGAAGAAGAAGTACTTCCCCCGGCTGACCGACCCCGAGAACCCCAAGTTCGCCGCCTTCTGCCTGACCGAGCCGGGGGCGGGTTCCGACGCCGCCTCCATCTCCACCACCATCCGCGAGGAGGGTGACTACTACGTGGTGAACGGGCAGAAGTGCTTCATCACCAACGGGGGGATAGCCGACTTCTACAGCGTCTTCTGCACCTTCGACAAGGAGAAGAAGTACGGCGGCATCGCGGCCATCATCGTGGAGCGGGAGTACGAGGGGGTCTCCATCGGGAAGAAGGAGGACAAAATGGGGATCCGGGCCTCCAACACCACGGAGGTTATCTTCGACAACGTCAGGGTCCCCAAGGAGAACCTCTTCGTGCCTATGGGCCAGGGCTTCTACAACGTGATGGTCACCCTGGACATGACCCGCGCCAGCGTGGCCGCGGGGGCGGTGGGCATCGCCCGCGCCGCCTTCGAGGAGGCCCTCAAGTACGCCAAGGAGAGGGTACAGTTCGGCCGCCCCATCATCGCCCAGCAGGCCATCAGCTTCATGCTGGCGGACATGGCCATGCAGATCGAGGCGGGACGCCGGCTCTACCTGCTGGCCGCCTGGAAGGCCTCCAAAGGACTGCCGTGCTCCCTGGAGTCCTCCTACGCCAAGGCCTTCTGCGGGGACATGGCCATGCGGGTGACCACCGACGCGGTGCAGATCCACGGCGGGTACGGATACATGAAGGAGTACCTGGTGGAGAAGCTCATGCGCGACGCCAAGATCATGCAGATCTACGAGGGCACCAACCAGATCCAGAGGGTGGTCATCAGCGCCAACCTGATGGGCGTCACCGACACTTACCCCTGGGGTTAA
- a CDS encoding 2-hydroxyacyl-CoA dehydratase, protein MKIGITTTVPVEVIYAAGHIPVDLNNVFVSHPERERLIEEAELAGFPRSFCAWVKGIYGAAREMDDLGAVVAVTQGDCSNTHGLMETLQSEGMEVIPFAYPYERDYVLLRAQVEAFMRRLAVDWHEVEDTLRRLDRVRRRAHRLDELTWKEGLVTGLENHLVLVGCSDMEGDPDAYGRKLEDLLARVGERERDPGFPRAGDMVRLGYLGVPPMAPELYDYLETLGARVVYNEVQRQFSLPFRTADLVEKYRRYSYPYSIFYRLRDIRREARRRRLDGLIHYVQSFCFRQVEDIILRRSLSLPMLTLELDRSSRLDARTRMRLENFVSMLRREKHG, encoded by the coding sequence ATGAAGATCGGCATCACCACCACCGTGCCCGTAGAGGTCATCTACGCCGCCGGACATATCCCGGTGGACCTGAACAACGTCTTCGTCTCCCACCCGGAGAGGGAACGGCTCATCGAGGAGGCGGAACTGGCCGGTTTCCCCCGTTCCTTCTGCGCCTGGGTGAAGGGCATCTACGGCGCGGCAAGGGAGATGGATGACCTGGGTGCCGTGGTGGCGGTGACCCAGGGGGACTGTTCCAACACCCACGGCCTCATGGAGACCCTGCAGTCGGAGGGGATGGAGGTCATCCCCTTCGCCTATCCCTATGAGAGGGATTACGTCCTGCTGCGGGCCCAGGTGGAGGCCTTCATGCGCCGCCTGGCCGTGGACTGGCACGAGGTGGAGGATACCTTGAGGCGCCTGGACCGGGTGCGGCGGCGGGCGCACCGCCTGGACGAGCTGACCTGGAAGGAGGGGCTGGTGACCGGACTGGAGAACCACCTTGTCCTGGTCGGCTGCAGCGACATGGAGGGGGATCCCGATGCCTACGGCCGGAAGCTCGAGGACTTGCTGGCCCGCGTCGGGGAGAGGGAAAGGGACCCCGGCTTTCCCCGTGCCGGGGACATGGTGCGCCTGGGTTACTTGGGCGTTCCCCCCATGGCCCCCGAGCTCTACGATTACCTGGAGACCCTGGGGGCCAGGGTGGTGTACAACGAGGTCCAGCGCCAGTTCAGCCTGCCCTTCCGCACCGCGGACCTGGTGGAGAAGTACCGCCGCTACAGTTACCCTTATTCCATATTTTACCGTTTAAGGGATATCCGGAGGGAGGCGCGCCGCAGGCGGCTGGACGGTCTCATCCACTATGTGCAGAGTTTTTGCTTCCGCCAGGTGGAGGACATTATCCTCCGCCGTTCCCTGTCCCTCCCCATGCTCACCTTGGAGCTGGACCGCTCCTCCCGCCTGGACGCCAGGACCAGGATGCGCCTAGAGAACTTCGTCTCCATGCTCCGGCGCGAGAAGCACGGGTAA
- a CDS encoding acyl-CoA dehydratase activase produces the protein MDARCGVDLGSRFVKIAVEVDGDRRFLGPFDTAEFYRKHIEAGKDGGALRKKDFGLGEEVRVGATGYGRARLGGGAVMFPELEAIAAGVAAMTGIREAVILDVGGQDSKALLVRDGRLADFEANDRCAASAGKFLENMSRVLGMDWEELGRYREDPVELSSTCAVYGETELVGLLGEGWPVERLAAGVNRAILGRLLPLLARFPRRTLVLTGGVARNRALRAMLADRLGVEPVVPEPPDFVAAVGCCRLLLEEV, from the coding sequence GTGGACGCGCGGTGCGGGGTGGACCTGGGAAGCCGCTTCGTCAAGATAGCCGTTGAGGTGGACGGGGATAGACGCTTCCTTGGCCCTTTCGACACCGCCGAGTTCTACCGGAAGCACATCGAGGCCGGGAAGGACGGCGGAGCGCTTCGGAAGAAGGATTTCGGCCTGGGGGAGGAAGTGCGCGTGGGTGCCACCGGCTACGGCAGGGCCCGCTTGGGAGGAGGAGCGGTGATGTTCCCGGAGCTGGAGGCCATTGCCGCCGGGGTGGCGGCCATGACCGGCATAAGGGAAGCTGTCATCCTCGACGTGGGGGGCCAGGATTCCAAGGCCCTGCTGGTGAGGGATGGAAGGTTGGCCGATTTCGAGGCCAACGACCGCTGCGCGGCCTCGGCGGGGAAGTTCCTGGAGAACATGTCCAGGGTGCTGGGGATGGACTGGGAGGAACTGGGAAGATACCGGGAGGACCCGGTGGAGCTTTCCTCCACCTGCGCCGTGTACGGGGAGACGGAGCTGGTGGGCCTGCTGGGCGAGGGATGGCCGGTGGAGAGGCTGGCCGCGGGGGTTAACCGGGCCATCCTCGGCCGCCTCCTTCCCCTCCTGGCCCGTTTCCCCAGGAGAACCCTGGTCCTCACCGGGGGCGTGGCCCGCAACCGGGCCCTGAGAGCGATGCTGGCCGACCGACTGGGTGTGGAACCCGTGGTCCCCGAGCCCCCCGACTTCGTCGCTGCCGTGGGATGCTGCCGCCTGCTCTTGGAGGAGGTTTGA
- the queD gene encoding 6-carboxytetrahydropterin synthase QueD encodes MAADYEIVVGTHFDAAHRLPGYPGPCSRLHGHRWRVEAAVAGGEPGEGGMVVDFLVLKRILGEIVAPFDHRCLNEVEPFTRVVPTSENLAWHIHRRFSERVRGLGKDIRVSWVAVSESPDTRVVYREGDRERPG; translated from the coding sequence TTGGCCGCCGATTACGAGATCGTAGTGGGAACCCATTTCGACGCCGCCCACCGCCTTCCCGGATATCCCGGGCCCTGCTCCAGGCTGCACGGACACCGCTGGAGGGTGGAAGCGGCGGTCGCCGGGGGCGAGCCGGGGGAGGGAGGGATGGTGGTGGACTTCCTGGTTCTCAAGCGCATCCTCGGCGAGATCGTGGCCCCATTCGACCACCGCTGCCTGAACGAGGTGGAGCCCTTCACGCGCGTCGTCCCCACCTCCGAGAACCTGGCCTGGCACATCCACCGGAGATTCTCCGAGCGAGTAAGGGGACTGGGAAAGGATATCCGCGTCTCCTGGGTGGCGGTATCCGAATCGCCGGACACCCGCGTGGTCTACCGCGAAGGAGATCGGGAGCGGCCAGGATAA
- the queC gene encoding 7-cyano-7-deazaguanine synthase QueC, whose product MRRKKKENLVLLSGGLDSAVNFLLALRRGGVALALTVDYGQRAARREEEKSAALCRIHGVKHEILRASWVAKFSKDALTNLEKELPRPGRRELEDPGWRREAARAVWVPNRNGLLVHMGACLAEALGIPYLVMGLNAEEGAAFPDNSPGFVREMNRALGYSTRGRVRLRSFTLHWDKREIMRAALQLGLPLELTWPCYNGGDLWCGKCESCLRFRAAAEALGEEHRLKGLFSPG is encoded by the coding sequence ATGAGGAGGAAGAAAAAGGAAAACCTGGTCCTCCTCTCCGGAGGCCTGGATTCGGCGGTCAACTTCCTCCTGGCCCTGAGAAGGGGCGGCGTGGCCCTGGCACTCACCGTGGATTACGGCCAGAGGGCGGCCCGGAGGGAGGAGGAGAAGTCCGCCGCCCTATGTAGGATACACGGAGTGAAACACGAGATACTTCGGGCCAGCTGGGTGGCGAAGTTCTCCAAGGATGCGCTAACCAATCTGGAAAAGGAGCTTCCCCGACCGGGGAGACGGGAGCTGGAGGACCCCGGCTGGAGGAGGGAGGCGGCGCGGGCGGTATGGGTGCCCAACCGCAACGGTCTGCTGGTACACATGGGAGCCTGCCTGGCCGAGGCCCTGGGGATACCTTACCTGGTCATGGGGCTGAACGCCGAGGAGGGCGCGGCCTTTCCCGACAATTCCCCCGGCTTCGTGCGGGAGATGAACCGTGCCCTCGGATATTCCACCCGGGGGCGGGTGCGCCTTAGGAGTTTCACCCTGCACTGGGACAAGCGGGAGATCATGCGCGCTGCCCTGCAGCTCGGGCTGCCCCTGGAGCTTACCTGGCCGTGCTATAATGGGGGCGACCTGTGGTGCGGAAAATGTGAATCCTGCCTGCGTTTCCGGGCGGCGGCGGAGGCGCTGGGCGAGGAGCATAGGTTGAAGGGCCTCTTTTCACCGGGATGA
- a CDS encoding DUF366 family protein: protein MKGKYIKGRSITYDGTQLRSLYAFTEHDVQGDSVVAFRGPCRVQAENLVDVEDRKKGAEIYSEDMVHFIVELFDSDLPRTLALQRLFLCVIKDVIEELKPELFISRRGDDLYIEVEVEEGQEENRKLTVSVATASPVSNLIHVGINVSSRNTPVPTLGLEDLEIPVDDFILKVMQGFINEMKGMESARCKVRGVS, encoded by the coding sequence ATGAAGGGCAAGTACATCAAGGGGAGGAGCATCACCTACGACGGTACGCAGCTGCGCTCCCTTTACGCCTTCACCGAGCACGACGTACAGGGCGACTCGGTAGTTGCCTTTCGCGGTCCCTGCCGGGTACAGGCGGAGAACCTGGTGGACGTGGAGGACCGCAAGAAGGGGGCGGAGATCTACAGTGAGGACATGGTCCACTTCATAGTGGAACTCTTCGATTCCGACCTTCCTCGCACCCTGGCCCTGCAGAGGCTCTTCCTGTGCGTCATCAAGGACGTCATCGAGGAGCTCAAGCCCGAGCTCTTTATAAGCAGGCGCGGGGACGATCTCTACATCGAGGTCGAGGTGGAGGAAGGCCAGGAGGAGAACCGCAAGCTCACCGTCTCCGTGGCCACCGCCAGCCCGGTTTCCAACCTCATCCATGTCGGCATCAACGTCTCCAGCCGCAACACCCCCGTGCCCACCCTGGGGCTGGAGGACCTGGAGATCCCGGTGGATGACTTTATCCTCAAGGTGATGCAGGGCTTCATCAACGAGATGAAGGGCATGGAGTCGGCCCGCTGCAAGGTCCGCGGCGTGAGCTGA